The proteins below come from a single Gavia stellata isolate bGavSte3 chromosome 8, bGavSte3.hap2, whole genome shotgun sequence genomic window:
- the STEAP3 gene encoding metalloreductase STEAP3, translating into MSGRDMAKPLLGHGSMDGDPSITPAAGRTVGVLGTGDFARSLAIRLVCSGFKVVVGSRNPKRKAGLFPSVAEVTFQADAVKKTDVIFVAVFREHYSTLCDLADALAGKILVDVSNNTEINHHKESNAEYLASLFPACTVVKGFNVVSAWTLQSGARDGNKQVLICSNNQEAKRTVAEIAQVMGFTPVDMGCMSSAREIENISLRLLPAWKIPIFLALGLFLCFFTYNLIRQVIHPYIREQKNKLYKIPIEVVNTTLPCVAYVMLSLVYLPGVLAACLQLYYGTKYRRFPDWLDQWLQHRKQIGLLSFFCAALHAVYSLCLPMRRSHRYQLIEMAVKQAVEKKMNIWVEEEVWRMEIYISVGIIALGLLSLLAITSLPSIANSLNWREFSFIQSTLGFIALVISTLHTLTYGWSRAFDENQYKFYLPPTYTLTLLVPCTVILAKVIFSLPCIQQRLLRIRRGWEKGRYVKFVLPSATGDYSSGETSSNV; encoded by the exons ATGTCTGGAAGAGACATGGCCAAACCCCTCCTGGGCCATGGGAGCATGGATGGTGACCCCAGCATCACGCCTGCGGCCGGCCGCACCGTCGGGGTGCTGGGGACCGGGGACTTCGCACGGTCATTGGCCATCCGCCTGGTGTGCTCCGGGTTCAAGGTGGTGGTCGGCAGCCGCAACCCGAAGCGCAAAGCCGGCCTCTTCCCTTCCGTGGCAGAAGTCACCTTCCAGGCAGACGCGGTGAAGAAGACGGATGTCATTTTTGTGGCAGTTTTCAGGGAACATTACTCCACCCTCTGTGACCTGGCTGATGCGCTGGCGGGCAAAATCCTGGTGGACGTTAGTAACAACACGGAGATCAACCATCACAAAGAATCCAACGCTGAGTACTTGGCTTCCCTGTTCCCAGCCTGCACTGTGGTCAAGGGGTTTAATGTGGTTTCTGCGTGGACGCTGCAGTCAGGTGCCAGGGACGGAAATAAGCAG GTTCTGATTTGCTCAAATAACCAAGAAGCCAAGCGCACTGTAGCAGAAATTGCTCAAGTCATGGGATTCACCCCTGTGGACATGGGCTGCATGTCGTCAGCCCGTGAGATTGAGAACATTTCCCTGCGCCTCTTGCCAGCCTGGAAGATCCCCATCTTTTTGGCTCTGGGgctctttctttgcttcttcaCTTACAACCTGATCCGGCAGGTCATCCACCCTTACATCAGGGAGCAGAAGAATAAGTTGTACAAGATCCCCATCGAGGTGGTCAACACAACGCTGCCTTGCGTTGCCTACGTCATGCTGTCCCTCGTCTACCTGCCCGGGGTGCTGGCAGCCTGCTTGCAGCTCTACTATGGCACCAAATACAGGCGCTTTCCAGATTGGCTCGACCAGTGGCTCCAGCACCGAAAGCAGATTGGTCTCCTCAGCTTCTTCTGTGCAGCTTTGCACGCCGTCTACAGCCTCTGCCTGCCCATGCGTCGCTCCCACCGCTACCAGTTAATCGAGATGGCCGTCAAGCAG GCTGTGGAGAAGAAGATGAATATCTGGGTAGAGGAGGAAGTCTGGAGGATGGAGATTTATATCTCTGTTGGAATAATTGCCCTGGGCTTGCTGTCGTTACTTGCCATCACTTCACTTCCATCCATCGCAAACTCTCTCAACTGGAGGGAATTCAGTTTCATTCAG TCCACCCTTGGATTTATTGCCTTGGTAATCAGCACTCTGCACACACTCACATACGGATGGTCGAGGGCCTTCGATGAGAACCAGTACAAATTCTACCTGCCTCCAACCTACACCCTCACACTGCTCGTCCCATGTACTGTGATCCTAGCAAAAGTCATCTTCAGTTTGCCTTGCATCCAGCAAAGACTGCTGCGAATCAGGAggggctgggagaaggggagataTGTGAAGTTTGTTCTGCCCAGCGCAACAGGGGACTATTCAAGCGGGGAGACTTCTAGCAATGTCTAA